A single genomic interval of Halorubrum aethiopicum harbors:
- the trpD gene encoding anthranilate phosphoribosyltransferase, which yields MDIQHTVERVTNGEDLSLEEAREAARLVFEEMTEAQIGALLAALRAKGETEAEIAGFAQGMRDAARTIEPDRSPLVDTCGTGGDDYDTINVSTTAAIVAAGAGVPIAKHGNYSVSSSSGSADVLEVAGADVEAEPAAVEAAIEADGIGFMLAPVFHPAMKAVIGPRKELGMRTIFNVLGPLTNPAGADAQLLGVYDPDLVGPIARALAHMPVERALVVHGAGMDEIGIHDETVAAEVDGDAVREFTITPEDLGVERAPIEAVAGGTPEENATDLRGIVDGSVTGAKRDLILANAGAAIYVAGEADSLSAGVERAAAAIDSGAAAEKFAALCGEEVTEPAAAGSGATAGSGAATGSGSEGE from the coding sequence ATGGATATTCAGCACACGGTCGAACGCGTGACGAACGGGGAGGACCTGTCGCTCGAGGAGGCGCGCGAGGCCGCGCGGCTCGTCTTCGAGGAGATGACCGAGGCGCAGATCGGGGCGCTGCTCGCCGCGTTGCGCGCGAAGGGCGAGACCGAGGCGGAGATCGCGGGCTTCGCGCAGGGGATGCGCGACGCCGCCCGGACGATCGAGCCCGACCGGTCGCCGCTCGTCGACACCTGCGGGACCGGCGGCGACGACTACGACACGATCAACGTCTCGACGACCGCGGCGATCGTCGCCGCGGGCGCGGGCGTGCCGATCGCCAAACACGGCAACTACTCCGTCTCCTCGTCGTCCGGCAGCGCCGACGTGCTCGAGGTCGCCGGCGCGGACGTCGAGGCCGAGCCCGCCGCGGTCGAGGCCGCCATCGAGGCGGACGGGATCGGGTTCATGCTCGCGCCCGTCTTCCACCCCGCGATGAAGGCCGTCATCGGCCCGCGCAAGGAGCTCGGGATGCGGACGATCTTCAACGTCCTCGGCCCGCTGACGAACCCCGCCGGGGCGGACGCCCAGCTGCTCGGCGTCTACGACCCCGACCTCGTCGGACCGATCGCTCGCGCGCTCGCTCACATGCCCGTGGAGCGCGCCCTCGTCGTCCACGGCGCGGGGATGGACGAGATCGGGATCCACGACGAGACGGTCGCCGCCGAGGTCGACGGCGACGCGGTCCGCGAGTTCACGATCACGCCGGAGGATCTCGGCGTGGAGCGAGCGCCGATCGAGGCGGTCGCGGGCGGGACGCCCGAGGAGAACGCGACGGACCTCCGCGGCATCGTCGACGGCTCCGTGACGGGAGCGAAACGCGACCTGATCCTCGCGAACGCGGGCGCGGCGATCTACGTCGCCGGCGAGGCCGACTCGCTTTCGGCGGGCGTCGAGCGCGCCGCGGCGGCGATCGACTCGGGCGCGGCCGCCGAGAAGTTCGCGGCGCTCTGCGGCGAGGAGGTCACGGAGCCGGCGGCGGCCGGATCGGGTGCGACGGCCGGGTCGGGCGCGGCGACCGGTTCCGGGTCGGAGGGCGAGTGA
- a CDS encoding universal stress protein translates to MYDDILLPVAPGSAANDAVPHARSLAERYGATVHVVSAVDTLEHTLAGPRAGAFSERVEKSAERRVETVTEELEAAGIDAVGSVIHGDPLQVIENAIEDTGADVVVMPTHTRTGLRRVLLGSVTEKVVRTSSVPVVTVPMAESEA, encoded by the coding sequence ATGTACGACGACATCCTCCTGCCGGTCGCGCCGGGCAGCGCCGCGAACGACGCGGTGCCGCACGCCCGGAGCCTCGCGGAGCGCTACGGCGCGACGGTCCACGTCGTGAGCGCGGTCGACACGCTCGAACACACGCTCGCGGGACCGCGGGCCGGCGCGTTCTCGGAGCGGGTCGAGAAGAGCGCGGAGCGACGCGTCGAGACGGTGACCGAGGAGCTCGAGGCGGCCGGGATCGACGCCGTCGGCAGCGTGATCCACGGCGACCCGCTTCAGGTGATCGAGAACGCGATCGAGGACACCGGCGCGGACGTCGTGGTGATGCCGACGCACACGCGGACCGGGCTCCGACGCGTCCTCCTCGGGAGCGTCACGGAGAAGGTCGTGCGGACCTCGTCGGTGCCGGTCGTCACCGTCCCGATGGCCGAAAGCGAGGCGTGA
- a CDS encoding amidohydrolase, whose protein sequence is MSEAADRVFLNGEVHTLAEPDETHEAVAVRDGEVVRLGRTYDVEFLAGVDTDVVDLDGRTLLPGFIDAHTHLTTVGRSLVHADLSAADSPADAVELLAERAEEVEGTAAGDGADAGDSGSADADPTSEWVIGYGYDESTWTEKRYLTRDDLDRVSTDRPVVAFREDLHVAAVNGVALDRFADALEDAPDETVPTDDAGEPTGVLLEAAIDPIREAVEPGVAGTRAAVEAGLELCAERGITGFHDMVRDSHAPRVYRDLDAAGELTARVRINYWTDHLDALREVGLTTNAGSAFVETGAIKSFTDGSFGGRTAKLSEPYADADDETGQWVIAPDELDEWVREATEAGYQFTAHAIGDEAIRATLDAYEGAAAGDPGEDRHRIEHVELADDGIVDRLAETGVVASVQPNFLKWAQADGLYEARLGEERTAETNRYRELLDAGVRLAFGSDGMPMGPLLGIHHAVNAPAEGQRLSVTEALRAYTRGAAYAGFDEDRLGTVEPGKRADFVVLAESPWENPEAIRDLDVAMTVVDGEIVHDAR, encoded by the coding sequence ATGAGCGAAGCCGCGGACCGGGTCTTCCTGAACGGGGAGGTCCACACGCTAGCCGAGCCCGACGAGACCCACGAGGCGGTCGCCGTCCGCGACGGCGAGGTCGTGCGACTCGGCCGGACGTACGACGTCGAGTTCCTCGCCGGCGTCGACACCGACGTCGTCGACCTCGACGGCCGGACGCTCCTGCCGGGGTTCATCGACGCGCACACCCACCTGACGACCGTGGGTCGCTCGCTCGTCCACGCGGACCTCTCGGCGGCCGACTCGCCGGCGGACGCGGTCGAACTGCTGGCGGAACGGGCCGAGGAGGTCGAGGGGACGGCCGCCGGCGACGGAGCGGACGCCGGCGATTCCGGCTCCGCCGACGCCGACCCGACGAGCGAGTGGGTGATCGGCTACGGCTACGACGAGTCGACGTGGACGGAGAAGCGGTACCTGACACGGGACGACCTCGACCGCGTCTCGACCGACCGGCCGGTCGTCGCCTTCCGCGAGGACCTCCACGTCGCCGCGGTCAACGGGGTCGCGCTCGACCGGTTCGCCGACGCGCTCGAGGACGCCCCCGACGAGACGGTCCCGACCGACGACGCGGGCGAGCCGACCGGCGTCCTCCTCGAGGCCGCGATCGACCCGATCCGCGAGGCGGTCGAGCCCGGCGTCGCGGGGACGCGCGCGGCCGTCGAGGCGGGACTCGAACTCTGCGCCGAGCGGGGGATCACGGGCTTTCACGACATGGTCCGGGACTCACACGCCCCGCGGGTCTACCGCGACCTGGACGCGGCCGGCGAGCTGACCGCGCGCGTCCGGATCAACTACTGGACCGACCACCTGGACGCGCTCCGGGAGGTCGGATTGACGACGAACGCCGGCTCCGCGTTCGTCGAGACGGGCGCGATCAAGTCGTTCACCGACGGGAGCTTCGGCGGCCGGACCGCCAAGCTCTCCGAGCCGTACGCCGACGCCGACGACGAGACCGGCCAGTGGGTGATCGCGCCCGACGAGCTCGACGAGTGGGTGCGCGAGGCCACCGAGGCCGGCTATCAGTTCACGGCCCACGCCATCGGCGACGAGGCGATCCGGGCGACCCTCGACGCCTACGAGGGAGCGGCCGCGGGCGACCCCGGCGAGGACCGCCACCGGATCGAGCACGTCGAACTCGCCGACGACGGGATCGTCGACCGGCTCGCGGAGACCGGCGTCGTCGCGAGCGTCCAGCCGAACTTCCTGAAGTGGGCGCAAGCCGACGGGCTCTACGAGGCGCGCCTCGGCGAGGAGCGCACCGCCGAGACCAACCGCTACCGCGAGCTGCTCGACGCGGGCGTCCGGCTCGCGTTCGGCTCCGACGGGATGCCGATGGGACCCCTCCTCGGGATCCACCACGCCGTCAACGCCCCCGCAGAGGGACAGCGGCTCTCCGTGACCGAGGCGCTCCGCGCGTACACCCGCGGCGCGGCGTACGCCGGATTCGACGAGGACCGGCTGGGCACCGTCGAGCCCGGAAAGCGCGCGGACTTCGTCGTCTTAGCGGAGTCGCCGTGGGAGAACCCGGAGGCGATCCGGGATCTCGACGTGGCGATGACGGTCGTCGACGGCGAAATCGTCCACGACGCGCGCTGA
- a CDS encoding universal stress protein, translated as MYGSDADDAGADETAGNSAVESADLGEPVVEPAVAEALAATGTAADARLEGVDRADRPDRIASILVAVGPGPHSGAAVDLARGLAEATDAWLELFHVVPSEAALGDGDESGEERDRADTGEPANLESADRTASDAAAADATAVGADADAATTGDPLLAAARDRLADFERVDRWLVEDRTAAGAIVEQSPYYDLVVVGTPTTGTVGRFVFGSTTDTVVDESAVPVVVVEADGEAPILEE; from the coding sequence ATGTACGGGAGCGACGCCGACGACGCGGGCGCGGACGAGACGGCCGGCAACTCGGCCGTCGAGTCGGCGGATCTCGGCGAACCGGTCGTCGAGCCGGCCGTCGCGGAGGCGCTCGCGGCGACCGGGACGGCCGCGGACGCGCGGCTTGAGGGTGTAGACCGGGCGGACCGACCCGACCGGATCGCCTCGATCCTCGTCGCGGTCGGCCCCGGCCCGCACTCGGGGGCGGCCGTCGACCTCGCGCGGGGGCTCGCCGAGGCGACCGACGCGTGGCTGGAGCTGTTCCACGTGGTCCCGTCCGAGGCCGCGCTCGGCGACGGCGACGAAAGCGGCGAGGAGAGGGACCGGGCGGACACGGGAGAGCCAGCGAACCTCGAGTCCGCCGATCGAACCGCGTCGGACGCGGCGGCGGCCGACGCCACCGCGGTCGGGGCCGACGCCGACGCCGCGACGACCGGCGACCCGCTGCTCGCGGCCGCGCGCGACCGCCTCGCCGACTTCGAGCGGGTCGACCGCTGGCTCGTCGAGGATCGGACCGCCGCCGGCGCGATCGTCGAGCAGTCGCCGTACTACGACCTCGTCGTCGTCGGGACGCCGACCACGGGGACGGTCGGTCGGTTCGTCTTCGGGTCGACGACCGACACCGTCGTCGACGAGTCCGCGGTTCCCGTCGTCGTCGTCGAGGCGGACGGTGAGGCGCCGATACTCGAGGAGTAA
- a CDS encoding universal stress protein yields the protein MYDRILFPTDGTKGVDRATDHAIDAADRYGAVLHVLYVVDTDIVNAYPGDEYVDGSEGAEETLEENGREALAAVEERAESAGVEVVTDLVYGTPDEAILRYIDEEDIDLTVMGSKTRPGEYRRMLGSVTERVSRQSPAPVSIVKTTVSG from the coding sequence ATGTACGACCGGATACTGTTCCCGACGGACGGCACGAAGGGCGTCGACCGCGCGACCGACCACGCCATCGACGCGGCCGACCGGTACGGCGCGGTCCTCCACGTGCTCTACGTCGTCGACACCGACATCGTCAACGCCTACCCGGGCGACGAGTACGTCGACGGCTCCGAGGGGGCGGAGGAGACCCTCGAGGAGAACGGCCGCGAGGCGCTGGCGGCGGTCGAGGAGCGCGCGGAGAGCGCCGGCGTCGAGGTCGTGACCGACCTCGTGTACGGGACGCCCGACGAGGCGATCCTCCGGTACATCGACGAGGAGGACATCGACCTCACGGTGATGGGGTCGAAGACGCGGCCGGGCGAGTACCGGCGGATGCTCGGCTCCGTCACGGAGCGCGTCTCTCGGCAGTCGCCCGCGCCCGTGAGCATCGTGAAGACCACCGTCTCGGGCTGA
- the truA gene encoding tRNA pseudouridine(38-40) synthase TruA — translation MRAFRVAYDGRAYAGFQRQPHADTVEGTLLAALSKHGLLARGDGPTHATPPGYAAAGRTDAGVSALRQTVAFEAPAWLTPRAFNGRLPGSVRVWAAADVGPGFHATHDAVRRTYRYFLYAPAKSEGSARSTDGAIDDDAVRDALARLSGEHDFHNLTTDDGGTVRKLRATATREGEFLVVEAAAGGFPRALVRRVVGAVEAVGRGTATPELVDRLLTDEPIPGEHGVGPAAPEPLVLWDVAYEGVEFATDEEAAASAVAAFGERHRDAQRVAATTGAIRDGIGGSADGSTAGSMER, via the coding sequence ATCCGGGCGTTCCGGGTGGCGTACGACGGCCGGGCGTACGCCGGGTTCCAGCGACAGCCGCACGCGGACACCGTCGAGGGAACGCTGCTCGCCGCGCTCTCGAAGCACGGCCTCCTCGCGCGCGGCGACGGGCCGACCCACGCGACGCCGCCGGGGTACGCCGCGGCGGGCCGGACGGACGCCGGCGTCTCCGCCCTGAGACAGACCGTCGCGTTCGAGGCCCCCGCGTGGCTCACCCCCCGCGCGTTCAACGGGCGGCTGCCCGGGTCGGTCCGGGTCTGGGCGGCCGCCGACGTCGGTCCGGGGTTTCACGCCACCCACGACGCGGTCCGGCGGACGTACCGGTACTTCCTGTACGCGCCGGCGAAATCTGAAGGATCCGCTCGCTCGACCGACGGGGCGATCGACGACGACGCGGTTCGCGACGCGCTCGCGCGGCTCTCGGGCGAGCACGACTTCCACAACCTCACCACCGACGACGGCGGAACGGTCCGAAAGCTCCGGGCGACCGCGACCCGGGAGGGCGAGTTCCTCGTCGTCGAGGCGGCCGCCGGCGGGTTCCCGCGGGCGCTCGTCCGCCGGGTCGTCGGCGCGGTCGAGGCCGTCGGACGGGGGACCGCGACCCCGGAACTCGTCGACCGGCTCCTCACCGACGAGCCGATCCCCGGCGAGCACGGCGTCGGTCCCGCCGCACCGGAGCCGCTCGTGTTGTGGGACGTCGCGTACGAGGGCGTCGAGTTCGCGACCGACGAGGAGGCGGCCGCGAGCGCGGTCGCCGCGTTCGGCGAGCGCCACCGCGATGCCCAGCGGGTCGCCGCGACGACCGGCGCGATCCGCGACGGGATCGGCGGATCCGCGGACGGGTCGACGGCGGGATCGATGGAGCGCTAG
- a CDS encoding tRNA pseudouridine(54/55) synthase Pus10, which translates to MDVLEVAARATATGPVCDACLGRLVADRSFGLSNDERGSALRVSLALREDDDHEPVATADCWVCEGRCAEFDAWAERAAEAVEEVEFSTYNVGTRPPPLIEENEALLREEAGLETDAGEPFKSEFNREVGKRVGRLTGAEVSFDRPDVQFTIDLAEDAVDAKVNSAFVYGRYRKLERDIPQTEWPCRECNGSGRQGADPCDHCGGSGYLYDDSVEEYTAPIVEDVMDGTEATFHGAGREDVDALMLGTGRPFVVEVAEPRRRRVDTDRLEADINAFAEGAVEVEGLRLATYDMVERVKEHGASKRYRAQVAFDADVDADALAAAVDELEGTTVEQYTPNRVDHRRASLTRERDVYAATAELEDARHAVVEIHGAGGLYVKELISGDGGRTEPSLAGLLGVGAEVTALDVIAVEGEAEPFEDEAFFRE; encoded by the coding sequence ATGGACGTACTGGAAGTCGCCGCGCGCGCGACCGCGACGGGGCCGGTGTGTGACGCCTGCCTCGGTCGGCTCGTCGCCGACCGGAGCTTCGGCCTCTCGAACGACGAGCGCGGGTCGGCGCTGCGGGTCTCGCTCGCGTTGCGCGAGGACGACGACCACGAGCCGGTCGCGACCGCGGACTGCTGGGTGTGTGAGGGGCGCTGTGCCGAGTTCGACGCGTGGGCCGAGCGCGCCGCGGAGGCGGTCGAGGAGGTCGAGTTCTCGACCTACAACGTCGGGACGCGGCCGCCGCCGCTGATCGAGGAGAACGAGGCGCTGCTCCGCGAGGAGGCCGGACTGGAGACCGACGCCGGCGAGCCGTTCAAGTCCGAGTTCAATCGCGAGGTCGGCAAGCGGGTCGGGCGGCTCACGGGCGCGGAGGTCTCCTTCGACCGCCCGGACGTCCAGTTCACGATCGATCTCGCCGAGGACGCCGTCGACGCGAAGGTGAACTCCGCGTTCGTCTACGGGCGCTACCGGAAGCTGGAGCGCGACATCCCCCAGACCGAGTGGCCCTGCCGGGAGTGTAACGGGTCGGGACGTCAGGGGGCGGATCCCTGTGACCACTGCGGCGGGTCGGGCTACCTCTACGACGACAGCGTCGAGGAGTACACCGCGCCGATCGTCGAGGACGTGATGGACGGCACGGAGGCGACGTTCCACGGCGCGGGCCGCGAGGACGTCGACGCACTCATGCTCGGCACCGGCCGCCCGTTCGTGGTCGAGGTCGCGGAGCCCCGCCGCCGCCGCGTCGACACCGACCGGCTCGAGGCCGACATCAACGCCTTCGCCGAGGGCGCGGTCGAGGTCGAGGGCCTCCGGCTCGCGACCTACGACATGGTCGAGCGCGTCAAGGAACACGGCGCCTCGAAGCGCTACCGCGCGCAGGTGGCCTTCGACGCCGACGTCGACGCCGACGCGCTGGCGGCCGCGGTCGACGAGTTGGAGGGGACGACGGTGGAGCAGTACACCCCGAACCGGGTCGACCACCGGCGGGCGAGCCTGACTCGCGAGCGCGACGTGTACGCGGCGACCGCGGAACTCGAGGACGCGCGCCACGCGGTCGTCGAGATCCACGGCGCGGGCGGACTCTACGTCAAGGAGCTGATCTCCGGCGACGGGGGGCGGACCGAGCCGAGCCTCGCCGGCCTCCTCGGCGTCGGTGCCGAGGTCACCGCCCTCGACGTGATCGCCGTGGAGGGCGAAGCGGAGCCGTTCGAGGACGAGGCGTTCTTCCGGGAGTAG
- a CDS encoding phosphoribosylanthranilate isomerase: MARVKVCGLTDDADLRAAVEAGSDAVGVITEVPVDTPREVDPARAADLLADVPPFVTATLVTMPTSAERAVELVRTIGPDALQLHGEWTPDEIRFIRAETERKVLVAIDATDPARAEEFDRVADALVVDSTRESGAGGTGETHDWAATGELADRLTVPVVLAGGLTAENVAEAVRVADPYAVDVASGVERIEGRKDHNAVARFVANAGREMEVA, translated from the coding sequence ATGGCGCGGGTGAAGGTGTGCGGGCTCACCGACGACGCGGACCTCCGGGCGGCCGTCGAGGCGGGTTCCGACGCGGTCGGGGTGATAACCGAGGTGCCGGTCGACACCCCTCGCGAGGTCGACCCGGCGCGCGCGGCGGACCTGCTCGCCGACGTGCCCCCGTTCGTCACGGCGACGCTCGTCACGATGCCGACCTCGGCCGAGCGCGCGGTCGAGCTGGTCCGGACCATCGGTCCCGACGCGCTCCAGCTACACGGCGAGTGGACCCCCGACGAGATCCGGTTCATCCGCGCGGAGACCGAGCGAAAGGTGCTCGTCGCGATCGACGCGACGGACCCGGCGCGCGCCGAGGAGTTCGACCGCGTCGCCGACGCGCTCGTCGTCGACTCGACGCGGGAATCCGGCGCGGGCGGCACCGGCGAGACCCACGACTGGGCGGCGACCGGCGAGCTGGCCGACCGGCTGACCGTCCCGGTCGTGCTCGCCGGCGGGCTCACCGCGGAGAACGTCGCCGAGGCGGTGCGGGTCGCCGACCCGTACGCGGTCGACGTCGCCTCCGGGGTGGAGCGGATCGAGGGTCGCAAGGACCACAACGCGGTCGCCCGCTTCGTCGCCAACGCGGGCCGCGAGATGGAGGTCGCATGA
- the trpE gene encoding anthranilate synthase component I, which yields MTGDADRTAEDAPSTALDRSRAEFVELVADAERPVVVRAAASLDPEITPLSAYATLIGDEPYGFLLESGEKVASSDPDGAFTAGGKADRHARYSFVGYDPEAVVSVHPDRTEVTELGPAATFVGDVDGDAAGEDGEDESEGTGGDADGDAIDRIRAAFPDVSRRGFPETDRQILSGGFVGFLAYEAVYDLWLEEVGVDRPETEFPDAEFLLTTRTVVFDEKEGTVDLVFTPIVDVDDDPGEVYDELAAEADRVAADLAAAGPPDPGGVRVREEEADPQDDYEEAVRTAKRHVLDGDIYQGVISRSRRLRGDVDPLGLYAALREINPSPYMYVLSHDDRTVVGASPETLVSVKGDRVVSNPIAGTCPRGTSPVEDRRLAGEMLADGKERAEHTMLVDLARNDVRRVSEPGSVRVEEFMNVLKYSHVQHIESTVTGTLAADCDPFDATRAAFPAGTLTGAPKVRAMEVIDDLETTPREAYGGGVGYYSWTGDADFAIVIRTATIREGIDADAGSGAGEGGTTDEITVRAGAGLVADSDPTAEYEETERKMEGVLAAIDRVREDEPALEGVGR from the coding sequence ATGACCGGAGACGCGGACCGCACGGCCGAGGACGCCCCGTCGACCGCGCTCGACCGATCGAGGGCCGAGTTCGTCGAGCTGGTCGCGGACGCCGAGCGCCCGGTCGTCGTCCGCGCGGCCGCGTCGCTCGACCCCGAGATCACCCCGCTGTCGGCGTACGCCACGCTCATCGGCGACGAACCGTACGGGTTCCTCCTCGAGTCCGGCGAGAAGGTGGCCTCGAGCGACCCCGACGGCGCGTTCACGGCGGGCGGGAAGGCCGACAGACACGCCCGCTACTCGTTCGTCGGCTACGACCCGGAGGCGGTCGTCTCGGTCCACCCCGACCGCACCGAGGTGACCGAGCTCGGGCCCGCCGCGACGTTCGTCGGCGACGTAGACGGGGACGCGGCCGGCGAGGACGGCGAAGACGAAAGCGAGGGCACCGGCGGCGACGCCGACGGCGACGCCATCGACCGGATCCGCGCGGCCTTTCCCGACGTGAGCCGCCGCGGCTTCCCGGAGACCGACCGGCAGATCCTCTCGGGCGGCTTCGTCGGCTTCCTCGCGTACGAGGCGGTGTACGACCTCTGGCTCGAGGAGGTCGGCGTCGACCGCCCCGAGACCGAGTTCCCCGACGCCGAGTTCCTGTTGACGACTCGGACCGTGGTCTTCGACGAGAAGGAGGGAACCGTCGATCTGGTGTTCACGCCGATCGTCGACGTCGACGACGACCCCGGCGAGGTGTACGACGAGCTCGCCGCGGAGGCCGACCGCGTCGCCGCCGACCTCGCGGCGGCCGGCCCGCCCGACCCCGGCGGCGTCCGCGTGCGCGAGGAGGAGGCCGATCCGCAGGACGACTACGAGGAGGCCGTTCGGACCGCGAAACGCCACGTCCTGGACGGCGACATCTACCAGGGCGTGATCTCACGAAGCCGGCGGCTCCGCGGCGACGTCGACCCGCTCGGCCTGTACGCGGCCTTGCGGGAGATCAATCCCTCACCGTACATGTACGTCCTCAGCCACGACGACCGGACGGTGGTCGGCGCGAGCCCGGAGACGCTCGTCTCGGTGAAGGGCGACCGGGTGGTCTCGAACCCGATCGCGGGCACCTGTCCGCGCGGGACGAGCCCGGTCGAGGACCGCCGGCTCGCCGGCGAGATGCTCGCGGACGGGAAGGAGCGCGCCGAACACACGATGCTCGTCGACCTCGCGCGCAACGACGTTCGCCGGGTGTCGGAGCCGGGGTCGGTCCGCGTCGAGGAGTTCATGAACGTGTTGAAGTACAGCCACGTCCAGCACATCGAGTCGACCGTGACGGGGACGCTCGCGGCCGACTGCGACCCGTTCGACGCCACGCGGGCGGCGTTCCCCGCGGGGACGCTCACCGGCGCGCCGAAGGTGCGCGCGATGGAGGTCATCGACGACCTCGAGACGACGCCGCGGGAGGCGTACGGCGGCGGCGTCGGCTACTACTCGTGGACCGGCGACGCGGACTTCGCGATCGTGATCCGGACGGCGACGATCCGGGAGGGGATCGACGCCGACGCGGGGAGCGGTGCCGGCGAGGGCGGCACCACGGACGAGATCACGGTCCGCGCCGGCGCGGGGCTCGTCGCCGACTCCGACCCGACCGCGGAGTACGAGGAGACCGAGCGCAAGATGGAGGGCGTCCTCGCCGCGATCGACCGCGTCCGCGAGGACGAACCGGCGCTGGAGGGGGTGGGGCGATGA
- a CDS encoding peptidylprolyl isomerase, whose product MARDVHDPDNPQVTLHTNHGDVVIELFADRAPKTVENFLGLARHDPAADADPARDTNTWEDPETGEVRGDSLYEGNVFHRVIDDFMIQGGDPLESGRGGPGYQFDDEFHDELTHDGPGILSMANSGPNTNGSQFFITLDATPHLDGKHAVFGQVIEGMDVVEEIGSVPTGRNDEPRDTVSIDRVTVEE is encoded by the coding sequence ATGGCACGAGACGTCCACGACCCGGACAACCCGCAGGTGACGCTTCACACGAACCACGGCGACGTCGTGATCGAGCTGTTCGCCGACCGCGCGCCGAAGACGGTCGAGAACTTCCTCGGGCTGGCCCGCCACGACCCCGCCGCCGACGCCGATCCCGCCCGCGACACCAACACGTGGGAGGACCCCGAGACCGGCGAGGTCCGCGGCGACTCGCTGTACGAGGGGAACGTCTTCCACCGGGTCATCGACGACTTCATGATCCAGGGCGGCGACCCGCTGGAGTCCGGCCGCGGCGGCCCCGGCTACCAGTTCGACGACGAGTTCCACGACGAGTTGACCCACGACGGCCCCGGCATCCTCTCGATGGCCAACTCCGGGCCGAACACCAACGGCTCGCAGTTCTTCATCACGCTCGACGCCACCCCGCACCTCGACGGCAAACACGCCGTCTTCGGCCAGGTGATAGAGGGGATGGACGTCGTCGAGGAGATCGGCTCGGTCCCGACCGGCCGCAACGACGAGCCGCGCGACACGGTCTCGATCGACCGCGTCACCGTCGAGGAGTAA
- a CDS encoding aminodeoxychorismate/anthranilate synthase component II gives MKVVVVDNFDSFTYNLVEYVSELSIGGGGEGEGSDEGGDTGGDEDGGDEDTREDVDIAVLKNTASLSAVEAEDPDAVVISPGPGHPKNERDVGVSASVLRELSPEVPTLGVCLGLEEAVHEYGGTVGHAPEPVHGKAFPVDHDGEGVFAGLDQGFRAGRYHSLVATEVPDAFAVTATTDHAGEPVVMGIRHRDHPIEAVQFHPESVLTAVGHDVIRNFLESVA, from the coding sequence ATGAAGGTGGTCGTCGTCGACAACTTCGACTCGTTCACCTACAACCTCGTCGAGTACGTCTCGGAGCTATCGATCGGCGGCGGCGGAGAGGGGGAAGGCAGCGACGAGGGTGGCGATACCGGCGGCGACGAGGACGGTGGCGATGAGGACACACGCGAGGACGTCGACATCGCGGTGCTCAAGAACACCGCGTCGCTGTCGGCGGTCGAGGCCGAGGATCCGGACGCCGTCGTGATCAGCCCCGGACCGGGGCATCCGAAGAACGAGCGCGACGTGGGCGTCTCGGCGTCGGTTCTGCGGGAGCTGTCGCCCGAGGTTCCCACCCTCGGCGTGTGTCTCGGGCTGGAGGAGGCCGTCCACGAGTACGGCGGGACCGTCGGACACGCGCCGGAGCCGGTCCACGGCAAGGCGTTCCCGGTCGACCACGACGGCGAGGGCGTCTTCGCCGGGCTCGACCAGGGCTTCCGGGCCGGGCGGTACCACTCGCTCGTCGCGACCGAGGTCCCGGACGCGTTCGCGGTCACCGCGACGACCGACCACGCGGGCGAGCCGGTCGTCATGGGGATCCGGCACCGCGACCACCCGATCGAGGCGGTCCAGTTCCACCCCGAGAGCGTCCTCACCGCGGTCGGCCACGACGTGATCCGCAACTTCCTCGAGTCGGTCGCGTAG